In Vibrio sp. STUT-A11, a genomic segment contains:
- a CDS encoding co-chaperone GroES has protein sequence MNIRPLHDRVIVERKEVESKSAGGIVLTGSAAEKSTRGVVLAVGKGRILENGTVLPLDVKVGDTVIFAEGYGTKTEKIDGKEVLVMSENDIMAIVE, from the coding sequence ATGAACATTCGTCCATTACATGACCGAGTTATCGTTGAACGTAAAGAAGTTGAATCTAAGTCAGCTGGTGGAATCGTTCTGACTGGTTCTGCTGCGGAAAAATCAACTCGCGGTGTTGTTCTAGCTGTAGGCAAAGGCCGCATTCTAGAGAACGGCACAGTGCTACCGCTGGACGTTAAAGTTGGTGATACTGTTATCTTCGCTGAAGGTTACGGCACTAAGACTGAAAAAATCGACGGTAAAGAAGTGCTAGTGATGTCTGAAAACGACATCATGGCAATCGTTGAATAA
- the groL gene encoding chaperonin GroEL (60 kDa chaperone family; promotes refolding of misfolded polypeptides especially under stressful conditions; forms two stacked rings of heptamers to form a barrel-shaped 14mer; ends can be capped by GroES; misfolded proteins enter the barrel where they are refolded when GroES binds) produces the protein MAAKDVKFGNDARVKMLEGVNVLADAVKVTLGPKGRNVVLDKSFGAPTITKDGVSVAREIELEDKFQNMGAQMVKEVASKANDAAGDGTTTATVLAQSIVNEGLKAVAAGMNPMDLKRGIDKAVAAAVEQLKELSVECNDTKAIAQVGTISANSDVSVGNIIAEAMERVGRDGVITVEEGQALQDELDVVEGMQFDRGYLSPYFINNQEAGSVDLENPFILLVDKKISNIRELLPTLEAVAKASRPLLIIAEDVEGEALATLVVNNMRGIVKVAAVKAPGFGDRRKAMLQDIAVLTGGTVISEEVGLELEKVTLEDLGQAKRVAITKENTTIIDGIGEEAMIQGRVTQIRQQIEESTSDYDKEKLQERVAKLAGGVAVIKVGAATEVEMKEKKDRVEDALHATRAAVEEGVVAGGGVALIRAASKIVDLQGDNEEQNVGIRVALRAMEAPIRQITKNAGAEDSVVANNVKAGDGSYGYNAATGEYGDMLEMGILDPTKVTRSALQFAASVAGLMITTEAMVTDLPQKDGAGMPDMGGMGGMGGMGGMM, from the coding sequence ATGGCTGCTAAAGACGTTAAATTTGGTAATGACGCACGAGTTAAGATGCTAGAAGGTGTAAACGTTCTGGCTGACGCGGTAAAAGTGACATTAGGTCCTAAAGGCCGCAACGTCGTTCTAGATAAATCTTTCGGTGCACCAACAATCACTAAAGATGGTGTATCTGTAGCGCGCGAAATCGAACTGGAAGACAAGTTCCAGAACATGGGCGCTCAAATGGTTAAAGAAGTAGCATCTAAAGCAAACGATGCTGCAGGTGACGGTACAACAACAGCAACAGTACTGGCGCAATCAATCGTAAACGAAGGTCTGAAAGCAGTAGCTGCGGGTATGAACCCAATGGATCTTAAGCGCGGTATCGACAAAGCAGTAGCAGCAGCAGTTGAACAGCTAAAAGAGCTGTCTGTTGAGTGTAACGACACTAAAGCTATCGCACAGGTAGGTACTATCTCTGCGAACTCTGACGTAAGCGTAGGTAACATCATTGCCGAAGCAATGGAACGTGTTGGTCGCGATGGTGTTATCACTGTTGAAGAAGGTCAGGCGCTACAAGACGAGCTAGACGTAGTTGAAGGTATGCAGTTCGACCGCGGTTACCTGTCTCCTTACTTCATCAACAACCAAGAAGCAGGTTCTGTTGATCTAGAAAACCCATTCATCCTGTTAGTTGATAAGAAGATCTCAAACATTCGTGAACTTCTACCAACACTAGAAGCGGTTGCTAAAGCCTCTCGTCCACTGCTAATCATCGCAGAAGACGTAGAAGGTGAAGCGCTAGCAACACTAGTTGTGAACAACATGCGTGGTATCGTGAAAGTGGCGGCAGTAAAAGCACCAGGTTTTGGTGACCGTCGTAAAGCAATGCTACAAGACATCGCCGTTCTAACTGGCGGTACAGTGATTTCTGAAGAAGTAGGTCTAGAGCTTGAAAAAGTAACACTAGAAGACCTAGGTCAGGCGAAGCGCGTTGCGATCACGAAAGAAAACACAACTATCATCGATGGTATCGGTGAAGAAGCGATGATCCAGGGTCGTGTCACTCAGATTCGTCAACAAATCGAAGAATCAACTTCAGACTACGACAAAGAGAAACTACAAGAGCGCGTAGCTAAGCTAGCTGGCGGTGTTGCAGTAATCAAAGTTGGTGCAGCAACTGAAGTTGAAATGAAAGAGAAGAAAGACCGCGTAGAAGACGCACTACACGCAACTCGCGCCGCAGTTGAAGAAGGCGTAGTCGCAGGTGGTGGTGTTGCTCTAATCCGTGCAGCATCTAAGATTGTTGACCTACAAGGTGACAACGAAGAGCAAAACGTTGGTATCCGCGTTGCACTACGTGCAATGGAAGCGCCAATCCGTCAAATCACCAAGAACGCTGGTGCTGAAGACTCAGTAGTCGCGAACAACGTGAAAGCGGGCGACGGCAGCTACGGCTACAACGCGGCAACCGGCGAGTACGGCGACATGCTAGAGATGGGTATCCTGGATCCAACTAAAGTAACTCGTAGCGCTCTACAGTTCGCAGCATCGGTTGCAGGTCTGATGATCACAACTGAAGCAATGGTTACTGACCTACCACAGAAAGACGGCGCAGGCATGCCTGATATGGGCGGCATGGGCGGTATGGGTGGTATGGGCGGCATGATGTAG
- a CDS encoding phaC PHA synthase encodes MKKLLTSLAVVSAVTSPVALADSTPVMFSTIDHTNAPSRSEVGGVRLAVLHGQVNEVKGVDFSLLGMSETDRTTGINFGLFFGAAKVNQEMKGASLGLVNWNRGQTTGLNLGAVNITNNVNGLNWSAVNYSEGYTMADVGLASISKKSNFQLGFFNMTDQIDGIQIGLLNCADNGFLKCFPLINFAK; translated from the coding sequence ATGAAAAAGCTTTTGACGTCTTTGGCAGTGGTATCCGCGGTTACATCACCTGTTGCGCTTGCTGACAGTACTCCTGTGATGTTTTCTACTATCGATCACACGAATGCACCATCTCGCTCTGAAGTGGGTGGTGTTCGCTTAGCTGTTCTACATGGTCAGGTTAACGAAGTGAAAGGGGTTGATTTCTCTTTACTTGGTATGTCAGAAACCGATCGTACTACAGGCATTAACTTTGGTTTGTTCTTTGGCGCTGCAAAAGTAAACCAAGAAATGAAAGGTGCTTCACTTGGTTTGGTTAACTGGAACCGCGGCCAAACAACAGGTCTCAACCTGGGTGCGGTTAATATTACGAACAATGTGAACGGTCTTAACTGGAGTGCGGTGAACTACTCTGAAGGTTATACAATGGCGGATGTCGGTCTGGCTAGTATTTCTAAAAAGTCTAACTTCCAGCTAGGTTTCTTTAACATGACAGACCAAATTGACGGTATTCAAATCGGTCTGCTTAACTGTGCGGATAACGGTTTCTTGAAGTGTTTCCCACTGATTAACTTCGCGAAATAA
- the epmB gene encoding EF-P beta-lysylation protein EpmB produces MPHIITRKVDSVEQNWLKQLANGISDPAKLLEKLEIDPSPWRDGFAARKLFAQRVPQSFVDRMEKGNPKDPLLRQVLPLSEEFEVHKGYSSDPLEEQDNEIPGLLHKYRNRALMIVKGGCAVNCRYCFRRHFPYQDNKSGKQAWAQSLEYIAQQPELNEVIFSGGDPLMAKDDELQWLIERIAQIPHIKRLRIHSRLPVVIPARITDGLCQILRDSRLQVILVTHINHANELSSELASQLFKLKQSGVTLLNQSVLLKDINDSVDALVDLSEALFDAGVLPYYLHVLDKVQGAAHYFVSDEEAKTLMREVITRVSGYLVPKLTREVGGRPSKTPLDLHLE; encoded by the coding sequence ATGCCGCACATAATAACCCGAAAAGTCGATTCTGTTGAGCAAAACTGGCTCAAACAGTTGGCGAATGGGATCTCTGATCCTGCAAAATTGCTCGAAAAACTGGAAATAGATCCCTCACCGTGGCGAGACGGGTTTGCCGCGCGCAAGCTGTTTGCACAGCGTGTACCGCAAAGTTTTGTCGATCGAATGGAAAAAGGCAATCCCAAAGACCCTCTTTTACGTCAGGTTTTACCGTTAAGTGAAGAGTTCGAAGTGCATAAGGGCTACTCCAGCGATCCACTTGAAGAGCAAGACAACGAAATTCCCGGCTTGCTGCACAAATATCGCAATCGTGCGCTGATGATTGTTAAAGGAGGCTGTGCGGTGAATTGTCGCTACTGCTTCCGTCGACATTTCCCGTATCAGGATAACAAAAGTGGTAAACAAGCCTGGGCTCAAAGTCTCGAATATATTGCGCAGCAACCCGAGCTGAACGAAGTGATCTTCTCTGGTGGTGACCCATTAATGGCGAAAGATGATGAACTTCAGTGGCTGATAGAGCGGATTGCACAAATTCCGCATATCAAACGTCTTCGAATTCACAGCCGCTTACCTGTGGTAATCCCAGCGCGTATAACCGATGGGCTATGCCAGATACTTCGCGACTCCCGCTTGCAGGTTATCTTGGTCACTCACATCAACCATGCAAACGAATTAAGTAGTGAGCTCGCCTCACAGCTGTTCAAACTCAAACAGTCTGGTGTGACTCTACTCAACCAAAGTGTGCTGCTTAAAGATATCAATGACTCTGTGGATGCCCTAGTCGACTTGAGTGAAGCCTTATTTGATGCGGGAGTGTTACCTTATTACTTGCATGTATTAGACAAAGTTCAAGGGGCTGCGCACTACTTTGTTTCCGATGAGGAGGCAAAAACGCTCATGCGCGAAGTGATTACACGTGTGTCTGGTTATCTGGTGCCAAAACTTACGCGAGAAGTCGGTGGCAGGCCAAGTAAAACACCACTGGATCTGCACTTAGAGTAA
- the efp gene encoding elongation factor P — translation MATVSTNEFKGGLKLMLDNEPCVILENEYVKPGKGQAFNRVKIRKLLSGKVLEKTFKSGDTCEVADVMDIDLDYLYSDGEFYHFMNNETFEQIAADAKAVGENAKWLVENNTCMITLWNGNPISVTPPNFVELEVTDTDPGLKGDTQGTGGKPATLSTGAVVRVPLFIAIGEVIKVDTRTGEYVGRVK, via the coding sequence ATGGCTACAGTTAGCACCAATGAATTTAAAGGCGGTCTTAAGTTAATGCTTGATAACGAGCCTTGCGTAATTCTGGAAAACGAATACGTTAAACCAGGTAAAGGCCAAGCGTTCAACCGCGTGAAAATTCGTAAACTTCTTTCTGGTAAAGTGCTAGAGAAAACATTCAAGTCTGGTGACACTTGTGAAGTGGCAGACGTAATGGATATCGACCTAGATTATCTATATTCAGACGGCGAATTCTACCACTTTATGAACAATGAGACGTTTGAGCAAATCGCTGCTGATGCAAAAGCAGTTGGTGAGAACGCTAAGTGGTTGGTAGAAAACAACACTTGCATGATCACACTTTGGAACGGTAACCCAATCTCAGTGACGCCACCAAACTTTGTTGAGCTGGAAGTGACTGACACAGATCCAGGTCTGAAAGGTGATACTCAAGGTACTGGTGGTAAACCAGCGACACTATCAACTGGCGCTGTTGTACGTGTTCCACTGTTCATCGCAATTGGCGAAGTGATCAAAGTTGACACTCGTACTGGTGAATACGTAGGTCGTGTGAAGTAA
- the frdD gene encoding fumarate reductase subunit FrdD, translated as MKPNYSVNTAPKRSDEPIWWGLFGAGGTWFAMITPITVLILGILVPLGVIDAEAMSYERVSEFATSIIGALFIIGTLALPMWHAMHRVHHGMHDLKFHTGVVGKVACYAFAGLISALSVIFIFMI; from the coding sequence ATGAAACCAAATTATAGTGTAAATACCGCACCAAAACGTTCGGATGAGCCAATCTGGTGGGGACTGTTTGGTGCAGGCGGTACCTGGTTTGCCATGATCACTCCTATCACCGTACTTATACTTGGTATCCTCGTTCCACTGGGCGTGATTGATGCAGAAGCAATGAGCTACGAGCGGGTATCTGAATTCGCGACCAGCATCATTGGTGCGCTATTTATCATCGGTACACTAGCGCTGCCAATGTGGCATGCAATGCACCGTGTTCACCACGGTATGCACGATCTTAAGTTCCACACTGGTGTAGTGGGTAAAGTGGCATGCTATGCGTTCGCTGGCCTAATTAGCGCACTATCCGTTATCTTTATCTTCATGATTTAA
- the frdC gene encoding fumarate reductase subunit FrdC → MSNRKPYVREVKRTWWKDHPFYRFYMVREATVLPLILFTIFLTFGLGSLVKGPEAWQGWLEFMANPIVVAINIVALLGSLFHAQTFFSMMPQVMPIRLKGKPVDKKIIVLTQWAAVAFISLIVLIVV, encoded by the coding sequence ATGAGTAATCGTAAACCTTACGTTCGTGAAGTAAAACGCACTTGGTGGAAAGATCATCCGTTCTACCGCTTCTACATGGTGCGAGAAGCGACCGTTCTACCGCTGATTCTATTTACTATCTTCCTGACTTTCGGTTTAGGTTCATTAGTGAAAGGTCCTGAAGCTTGGCAAGGTTGGTTAGAATTTATGGCAAATCCAATCGTAGTCGCGATCAACATCGTTGCCCTACTTGGTAGCTTATTCCACGCACAAACCTTCTTCAGCATGATGCCGCAGGTGATGCCAATTCGCCTCAAAGGCAAGCCTGTAGATAAGAAGATCATCGTACTGACTCAGTGGGCAGCCGTGGCGTTTATCTCACTGATCGTTCTCATCGTGGTGTAA
- a CDS encoding succinate dehydrogenase/fumarate reductase iron-sulfur subunit, with product MSANRIQKVDILRYDPEKDAEPHLQAFEVPFDETMSVLDAIGYIKDNLDKDLSYRWSCRMAICGSCGIMVNGVPKLACKSFLRDYPNGLKIEPLANFPIEKDLIVDMTPFIERLEAIKPYIIGNDRKPEDGTNIQTPEQMAKYKQFAGCINCGLCYAACPQFGLNPEFIGPAALTLAHRYNLDSRDNGKAERMKLINGDNGAWGCTFVGYCSEVCPKSVDPAAAVNQGKVESSMDFVIAMLKPDGSANTVEAKDE from the coding sequence ATGTCAGCAAACCGCATCCAGAAAGTAGACATTCTGCGTTATGACCCAGAAAAAGACGCAGAACCGCACTTACAAGCTTTCGAAGTACCATTCGATGAAACAATGTCTGTGCTCGACGCGATTGGTTACATCAAAGATAACCTAGACAAAGACTTGTCTTATCGTTGGTCTTGTCGTATGGCGATCTGTGGCTCGTGTGGCATCATGGTCAATGGCGTGCCTAAACTAGCGTGTAAGAGCTTCTTACGAGACTACCCAAATGGTCTGAAGATCGAACCATTAGCTAACTTCCCGATCGAGAAAGACCTGATCGTCGATATGACGCCGTTTATTGAGCGTCTTGAAGCCATCAAGCCTTACATCATTGGTAACGACCGTAAGCCTGAAGACGGCACTAACATACAAACGCCTGAGCAAATGGCGAAATACAAGCAGTTTGCTGGCTGTATCAACTGTGGCCTGTGTTACGCAGCGTGTCCTCAATTCGGTCTCAACCCAGAGTTCATCGGCCCTGCAGCGTTGACATTAGCGCACCGTTACAACTTAGATAGCCGTGATAACGGTAAAGCTGAGCGTATGAAGCTGATCAACGGTGATAATGGTGCCTGGGGTTGTACGTTTGTCGGTTACTGCTCTGAAGTCTGTCCAAAGAGCGTGGATCCTGCCGCAGCAGTAAACCAAGGTAAGGTAGAGTCTTCTATGGACTTTGTAATTGCGATGCTGAAACCAGATGGTTCAGCCAACACAGTGGAGGCAAAGGATGAGTAA
- the frdA gene encoding fumarate reductase (quinol) flavoprotein subunit — MQTITTDIAVIGAGGAGLRTAIAAAEANPDLEVALISKVYPMRSHTVAAEGGSAAVIKDEDSLDNHFNDTVGGGDWLCEQDVVEYFVENSTREMIQMEQWGCPWSRKENGEVNVRRFGGMKVERTWFAADKTGFHMLHTLFQTSMKYSNIKRFDEYFVLDLLVDDGEVQGLIAIHMSEGELVTIKAKSVVLATGGAGRVYHCNTNGGIVTGDGMAMAYRHGVPLRDMEFVQYHPTGLPGTGILMTEGCRGEGGIIVNKDGYRYLQDYGMGPETPVGQPKNKYMELGPRDKVSQAFWHEQQKGNTIKHPLGDVVHLDLRHLGEEYLQERLPFICELAKAYVNVDPAKEPIPIRPTVHYTMGGIETNGGCETRIKGLFAVGECASVGLHGANRLGSNSLAEFVVFGRVAGENAVRRAAEFKGWNDDAIAAQVKSVEERIASLMNQEGNENWADIRTEMGHTMEAGCGIYRQEDLMQATIDKITELKQRYKRISIKDKGKVFNTDLLYAIEVGYGLEVAEAMVHSAILRKESRGAHQRLDDGCTERDDVNFLKHSLAFYQPDAAPSIDYSNVTITKSQPKARLYGEAAEKAAAEEAAKNAEEQA; from the coding sequence GTGCAAACTATCACCACAGATATCGCAGTCATCGGCGCTGGCGGCGCTGGTCTTCGTACTGCTATTGCAGCAGCAGAGGCAAACCCTGATTTAGAAGTTGCTCTAATTTCTAAAGTGTATCCTATGCGCTCACACACAGTCGCAGCGGAGGGTGGCTCAGCAGCAGTTATCAAGGATGAAGATAGCTTAGACAATCACTTCAACGATACCGTTGGCGGTGGCGACTGGCTATGTGAACAGGACGTCGTTGAATATTTTGTAGAAAACTCAACCCGCGAAATGATCCAAATGGAACAATGGGGTTGCCCTTGGAGTCGTAAAGAAAACGGGGAAGTTAACGTTCGCCGCTTTGGTGGTATGAAGGTTGAACGAACTTGGTTTGCAGCGGATAAAACCGGCTTCCATATGCTTCATACCTTATTCCAGACTTCAATGAAGTACAGCAACATCAAACGTTTTGATGAGTACTTTGTGTTGGATCTGCTGGTTGATGACGGTGAAGTGCAAGGCCTAATCGCCATCCACATGTCCGAAGGCGAACTGGTTACCATCAAAGCTAAGTCTGTGGTACTTGCTACCGGTGGTGCAGGACGTGTTTACCATTGTAACACCAACGGCGGCATCGTAACGGGTGACGGTATGGCAATGGCTTACCGTCATGGTGTTCCACTGCGTGATATGGAATTTGTTCAGTACCACCCAACTGGTCTTCCTGGTACCGGTATCCTGATGACTGAAGGTTGTCGTGGTGAAGGCGGTATTATTGTCAACAAAGACGGTTACCGCTATCTGCAAGATTACGGCATGGGCCCAGAGACGCCAGTGGGTCAACCGAAAAATAAATACATGGAACTGGGTCCACGTGACAAAGTTTCCCAAGCTTTCTGGCATGAGCAACAAAAAGGCAACACCATCAAGCACCCACTGGGTGATGTTGTGCATCTCGACCTTCGCCACCTTGGTGAAGAGTACCTGCAAGAACGTTTACCTTTCATCTGTGAGCTAGCGAAAGCTTACGTGAACGTTGATCCTGCAAAAGAACCTATTCCAATTCGTCCGACCGTGCACTACACCATGGGCGGTATCGAAACGAATGGTGGCTGTGAGACTCGTATTAAAGGCCTATTCGCGGTTGGTGAATGTGCATCAGTTGGTCTGCATGGCGCGAACCGTCTTGGCTCTAACTCTCTGGCTGAGTTCGTGGTATTTGGCCGAGTTGCGGGTGAAAACGCAGTGAGACGTGCAGCCGAGTTCAAAGGCTGGAACGACGACGCTATCGCGGCTCAAGTGAAGTCTGTAGAAGAACGCATTGCCAGCCTGATGAACCAAGAAGGCAATGAAAACTGGGCAGACATCCGTACTGAAATGGGCCACACCATGGAAGCGGGCTGTGGTATCTACCGCCAAGAAGATCTGATGCAAGCAACCATCGATAAGATCACGGAACTTAAACAACGTTACAAACGCATCAGCATCAAAGACAAAGGCAAAGTGTTCAACACTGATCTTCTGTACGCAATCGAAGTCGGTTACGGCCTGGAAGTGGCAGAAGCGATGGTTCACTCTGCAATCCTGCGCAAAGAATCTCGCGGTGCGCACCAACGTCTAGACGATGGCTGTACTGAACGTGACGACGTGAACTTCCTGAAACACTCACTTGCTTTCTATCAACCAGACGCAGCGCCTAGCATCGACTACAGCAATGTAACCATTACTAAGTCTCAGCCTAAAGCGCGTCTATACGGTGAAGCTGCAGAAAAAGCCGCAGCAGAAGAAGCAGCGAAGAACGCAGAGGAGCAAGCATAA
- the epmA gene encoding elongation factor P--(R)-beta-lysine ligase, which translates to MQTNWQPTASIEQLRQRAALIATIRQFFAERQVMEVDTPAMSHATVTDIHLHTFQTEFVGPGYADGSKLFFMTSPEFHMKRLLAAGSGCIYQINKAFRNEENGRYHNPEFTMLEWYRVGFDHHQLMEEMNELLQRVLKCGSAHRMTYQQAFLDVLGVCPLEGSMSELKVVAGKLGLSDIADTEDDRDTLLQLLFSIGIENKIGQDSPVFVYDFPASQAALAKINPQDGRVADRFEVYFKGIELANGFHELDNPKEQLARFEQDNAKRLEMGLKPQPIDYHLIAALEAGLPDCAGVALGVDRLIMLGLGCEHIDQVTAFPFPIA; encoded by the coding sequence ATGCAAACCAACTGGCAACCGACCGCTTCTATTGAACAACTTCGTCAACGTGCGGCGTTAATCGCCACTATTCGCCAATTTTTTGCCGAACGACAGGTGATGGAAGTGGATACGCCTGCCATGAGCCACGCGACGGTGACGGATATTCATTTGCATACCTTTCAAACCGAGTTTGTTGGCCCTGGCTATGCTGACGGCAGTAAGCTGTTCTTTATGACCAGTCCTGAATTCCATATGAAACGTTTATTGGCGGCGGGTAGTGGCTGTATCTACCAGATCAATAAAGCGTTTCGCAATGAAGAGAATGGCCGTTACCACAACCCTGAGTTCACTATGCTGGAATGGTATCGAGTAGGTTTTGACCATCATCAGTTAATGGAAGAGATGAATGAGTTGCTACAGCGAGTGCTGAAGTGTGGCTCGGCTCATCGTATGACTTATCAGCAGGCGTTTCTTGACGTTCTTGGTGTGTGCCCGCTTGAAGGCTCAATGTCTGAGCTTAAAGTTGTCGCCGGAAAGCTGGGGCTGAGTGATATTGCCGATACGGAAGATGACCGCGATACTTTGCTACAACTGCTGTTTAGTATTGGTATTGAGAATAAGATCGGTCAGGATTCGCCAGTGTTTGTTTATGACTTTCCTGCATCGCAAGCGGCATTAGCAAAAATAAACCCTCAAGATGGCCGTGTCGCTGATCGCTTTGAAGTGTATTTTAAAGGGATAGAGCTAGCCAATGGTTTCCATGAGTTAGACAATCCTAAAGAACAACTTGCGCGTTTTGAACAAGACAATGCGAAACGCTTAGAGATGGGTTTGAAGCCTCAGCCGATTGACTACCATCTTATTGCGGCACTAGAGGCCGGGTTGCCAGATTGTGCTGGTGTAGCGTTAGGGGTTGATCGACTCATCATGTTGGGATTAGGCTGTGAACATATTGATCAGGTAACCGCATTCCCATTCCCTATTGCATAA
- a CDS encoding VanZ family protein — protein sequence MNRTVGRLIIFGCAAVIAYLSLSSGELQKWGTFTYLDKLQHLMAYTSFAFVACCCVRHWRQRWTVAISILLFSAMIEWLQGYVGRETSWLDLVANGSGILTGLLCYRIWSLYRPRLVKSLYSIR from the coding sequence ATGAACCGAACGGTCGGGCGTTTGATTATTTTCGGTTGCGCTGCCGTGATTGCGTATTTATCGCTCAGCTCAGGAGAGCTGCAAAAGTGGGGGACTTTTACTTACCTCGATAAGCTACAGCATTTAATGGCCTACACGAGTTTCGCTTTTGTTGCCTGTTGTTGTGTTCGCCATTGGCGTCAACGTTGGACGGTAGCGATAAGTATTCTGTTGTTCAGCGCAATGATCGAATGGCTGCAAGGTTATGTCGGTAGAGAAACCTCATGGTTAGACCTTGTAGCAAATGGCTCGGGGATTCTGACTGGTCTGCTATGTTACCGTATTTGGAGCCTCTATCGACCTAGGTTGGTGAAGTCGCTATACTCGATTCGTTAA
- a CDS encoding TetR/AcrR family transcriptional regulator, producing the protein MKTRDKIVYAALELFNQHGERNITTNHIADHIEISPGNLYYHFRNKQEIVREIFALYSAELLERFTPLKGSQESLTMLKSYLDSTFTLMWKYRFFYANLPEILSRDEQLHEQYIEVQDKLQANLIAIMQEFVALKLLDVDQQQLTSLVCTLHLIACSWLSYQSAMLPKSNITEQMVRQGMLQMINVVKPVATEQGLEQLLLLEDGVSAMQG; encoded by the coding sequence ATGAAAACGCGCGACAAAATAGTCTACGCGGCACTGGAGTTGTTCAACCAACATGGTGAGCGAAATATCACCACTAATCACATTGCCGATCACATCGAAATCAGCCCAGGTAATCTTTATTACCACTTTCGCAATAAGCAAGAAATCGTCCGCGAAATCTTTGCGCTTTATTCAGCAGAACTTTTAGAAAGATTTACCCCTCTTAAAGGCTCGCAAGAGAGTCTGACTATGCTGAAGAGCTACCTAGATTCGACCTTCACGCTGATGTGGAAGTACCGTTTTTTCTACGCCAATTTGCCAGAGATTTTGTCGCGTGATGAACAACTTCACGAGCAGTACATCGAGGTGCAGGACAAACTGCAAGCCAATCTGATTGCGATTATGCAGGAGTTCGTTGCCCTCAAGTTGCTTGATGTTGATCAGCAGCAGTTAACCTCGCTAGTATGCACGCTGCATTTAATTGCTTGCAGTTGGTTGTCTTATCAGTCTGCGATGCTACCTAAATCCAATATTACCGAGCAAATGGTGCGACAAGGCATGCTTCAGATGATCAATGTGGTCAAACCAGTCGCAACGGAGCAAGGGTTGGAGCAGCTATTGCTGTTGGAAGATGGCGTAAGTGCGATGCAGGGCTAA